The Gallus gallus isolate bGalGal1 chromosome 3, bGalGal1.mat.broiler.GRCg7b, whole genome shotgun sequence genome window below encodes:
- the LOC121113194 gene encoding uncharacterized protein FLJ37310-like, producing the protein MPGCREQHGRRGERSPAATARASPEGTGLPAPGSPRHTLPSPGCRRAQSAVRGAGGGQNPAAGSTDLRGAAGLRAGGGARSSGRRTGREGVGKRMKLRGHLVEGAARSSGGEGGAEAAAGRGGDASMTVAPDARGPSGKTRLLQVGRVSLQSAT; encoded by the coding sequence ATGCCGGGGTGCCGCGAACAGCACGGGAGACGCGGAGAGCGATCCCCGGCAGCCACTGCCCGGGCATCCCCCGAGGGGACGGGGCTCCCGGCGCCGGGCAGCCCCCGGCACACGCTTCCCAGCCCCGGCTGCCGCCGCGCTCAGAGCGCCGTGCGGGGCGCGGGAGGAGGGCAGAACCCCGCTGCCGGCAGCACCGACCtccggggggctgcggggctccgGGCCGGCGGCGGTGCCCGTAGCAGCGGCCGTCGGACCGGGAGAGAGGGAGTAGGAAAAAGGATGAAGCTCCGGGGGCACCTGGTGGAGGGAGCGGCGCGTAGCAGCGGCGGCGAAGGAGGAGCGGAGGCAGCAGCCGGGCGCGGGGGAGACGCCTCGATGACTGTAGCTCCCGACGCGAGGGGTCCGTCGGGGAAGACTCGCCTTCTCCAAGTGGGAAGAGTCTCTCTTCAATCTGCTACTTAA